A stretch of Lewinella sp. 4G2 DNA encodes these proteins:
- the pgk gene encoding phosphoglycerate kinase, with protein MASLKDLDVSGKKVLVRVDFNVPLDEDKNVTDDTRIARAAPTISYLLEQGAAVILMSHLGRPQKEKLDDGTINYDKFSLAPVVTTLEDHVGCQVTFVNDTIGDKAKEAVAALEPGQILLLENTRFYSGEEKGDEDLAKSLSELADVYVNDAFGAAHRSHASTATVAKFFGQDAKAFGFLMEAEVEGAQKLLVDPARPVTAIVGGAKVSDKILLLEKLLDFADNIIIGGAMAYTFSLAQGGKVGMSLVEKDKTDNALDLLKKAEANGTKIYLPVDTNVGKEFSNETPSKIVKAGEIGDEWEGLDIGPESMQNFSEVIADSKSILWNGPMGVFEMSNFAKGTNAVANAVAKATQENDAYSLIGGGDSVSAINQAGLADQVSFVSTGGGAMLELLEGKELPGIAAIKN; from the coding sequence ATGGCTTCCCTTAAAGACCTAGACGTATCCGGCAAGAAAGTACTCGTGCGCGTAGATTTTAACGTACCGCTCGACGAAGACAAGAACGTTACGGACGATACCCGAATCGCCCGCGCAGCACCAACGATTAGTTACCTGTTGGAGCAGGGAGCCGCCGTGATTCTGATGAGCCACCTCGGCCGCCCCCAGAAGGAAAAGCTCGATGATGGAACGATCAACTACGACAAGTTCAGTTTGGCGCCGGTCGTCACGACCCTGGAGGACCACGTTGGTTGTCAGGTGACTTTCGTCAACGATACCATTGGTGATAAAGCTAAGGAAGCCGTTGCCGCGCTGGAACCCGGACAGATCCTTCTCCTGGAAAATACTCGCTTCTACAGCGGAGAAGAGAAAGGCGATGAAGACCTCGCTAAGTCCCTATCCGAACTGGCCGACGTGTACGTGAATGATGCCTTCGGAGCCGCCCACCGGTCCCACGCCTCCACGGCTACGGTGGCGAAATTCTTCGGCCAGGATGCCAAAGCGTTTGGCTTCCTGATGGAGGCCGAAGTTGAAGGCGCCCAGAAACTGCTCGTAGACCCCGCCCGCCCCGTAACGGCCATCGTCGGCGGTGCCAAGGTGAGTGACAAGATCCTGCTGTTAGAAAAACTGTTGGACTTCGCCGATAACATCATCATCGGTGGTGCAATGGCTTACACCTTCAGCCTCGCCCAGGGCGGCAAAGTAGGCATGTCTTTAGTTGAAAAAGACAAAACCGACAACGCGCTGGACCTCCTCAAAAAAGCGGAAGCCAACGGTACCAAAATCTACCTGCCAGTAGATACGAACGTGGGCAAAGAGTTCTCTAACGAGACGCCCAGCAAGATCGTTAAGGCCGGTGAGATTGGCGATGAGTGGGAAGGCCTGGATATTGGCCCCGAAAGCATGCAAAACTTCAGTGAAGTGATTGCAGATAGTAAGTCCATTCTCTGGAACGGCCCAATGGGGGTCTTTGAAATGAGCAATTTCGCGAAGGGGACGAATGCAGTTGCTAACGCAGTCGCAAAGGCTACCCAGGAGAACGACGCTTATTCGCTGATTGGTGGAGGTGATTCCGTTTCCGCCATTAACCAAGCTGGCTTGGCGGACCAAGTAAGCTTCGTTTCAACCGGTGGTGGAGCCATGCTCGAATTACTGGAAGGCAAGGAATTGCCCGGTATCGCTGCCATCAAAAACTAG